The Desmonostoc muscorum LEGE 12446 genome includes a region encoding these proteins:
- a CDS encoding glycoside hydrolase family 10 protein has product MKSTFFVQGWRRKLKYIFPLLILISFVTVLLLDSFTPAVAQLPRQEIRGVWMTNNDFDTLKNRAKVQDAMNHLRRLNFNTIYPVVWNSGYVMYPSATAQRAGIQPFVYRGSDGHDILADLINQAHRKGLLAIPWFEFGFMAPPTSELALNYPDWFTQKRDGSQTSISAAGEVMWLNPFHPQVQQFITNLVLEIVTQYDADGIQFDDHMSLPREFGYDKYTVALYTQETKSNPPANAEDPAWLQWRADKITAFMVKLNQAVKQRKPQAIFSVAPNYYDFAYKFHLQDWLNWMRKDIVDELIVQIYRPNLQSFIANISRPEIQEAQQKIPTGVGIMTGLRNNPVPMQQIKSQVRAAQERGLGVTFFYYESLWNSAPETLNERQAAFENLFPSPALRARVE; this is encoded by the coding sequence ATGAAATCAACTTTTTTTGTTCAAGGTTGGCGACGAAAACTTAAATATATTTTCCCGCTCCTGATTTTAATATCGTTTGTTACGGTATTGTTGCTAGATAGCTTCACGCCTGCCGTTGCCCAGCTACCCCGTCAGGAAATTCGCGGGGTTTGGATGACCAACAATGATTTTGACACTCTGAAGAATCGTGCCAAAGTGCAAGATGCCATGAATCATCTGCGGCGGCTGAATTTCAACACAATCTATCCTGTAGTTTGGAATTCTGGCTATGTGATGTATCCTAGCGCCACGGCACAACGGGCAGGTATTCAACCTTTTGTGTATAGAGGTTCAGATGGACATGATATTCTCGCCGATCTCATTAACCAAGCCCATCGCAAGGGACTGCTAGCAATTCCCTGGTTTGAGTTTGGATTTATGGCTCCCCCAACATCGGAACTAGCACTGAATTATCCAGATTGGTTCACACAAAAGCGCGATGGTAGCCAAACTTCCATCAGCGCGGCTGGTGAGGTGATGTGGCTCAATCCCTTCCATCCACAAGTCCAACAATTCATCACCAATCTCGTGCTGGAAATTGTCACTCAATATGATGCCGATGGCATTCAGTTTGACGATCACATGAGTTTGCCCCGCGAATTTGGCTACGATAAATACACAGTTGCCCTGTACACCCAAGAAACCAAGAGCAATCCACCAGCCAATGCAGAAGATCCGGCATGGTTACAGTGGCGGGCAGATAAAATTACCGCCTTCATGGTAAAACTTAACCAAGCTGTGAAGCAGAGAAAACCCCAGGCGATTTTCTCCGTTGCCCCTAATTACTATGACTTTGCTTACAAGTTCCACCTGCAAGACTGGCTGAATTGGATGCGGAAAGATATTGTGGACGAGTTAATTGTGCAAATTTATCGTCCAAATCTGCAAAGTTTCATCGCCAATATTTCCCGCCCAGAAATTCAAGAAGCGCAACAAAAAATTCCTACTGGAGTTGGGATTATGACAGGGTTACGAAATAACCCAGTTCCGATGCAACAAATTAAGTCTCAGGTGCGAGCTGCCCAAGAACGGGGTTTGGGTGTAACCTTCTTTTATTATGAAAGTCTTTGGAATTCTGCTCCAGAAACTTTAAACGAGCGTCAAGCAGCATTTGAAAATCTTTTTCCATCTCCCGCACTCCGCGCCAGAGTTGAATAA